One window of the Rhipicephalus microplus isolate Deutch F79 chromosome 2, USDA_Rmic, whole genome shotgun sequence genome contains the following:
- the LOC142786868 gene encoding general transcription factor 3C polypeptide 3-like, whose product MSDDQEDEYIALTSYLHQGDLLYDDSSSESLVSDETTPQTSEYSDATDTDDDEGQCEMLDSAGTDAETTIDRLVECVDSFLASEDEESEEDDALEENVVEDHPQKMRNVVKGLPRYLRGLMGEANMCFARGRYEDAVKMCLEIVRLAPTSPLPFQTLAMIYEELRDPNRLLQFGLIAAYLGTQDASEWSRLAQLCLEQGLVRKAVLCLIRALRVDPHDLELRRLLCALYEQLGDEHRALVSCAALARRIEEPDECLLLSRRLVDVFRSRQNLPSAVRVLLDAATKFPAHITAEDIHTLLEMQLTLKMHSAALLVLHNHCGVQLLPLPEGHKVITTKLLEDSLDVFERCLVPAELCIDIKTKLVVCLIHLGARNLVMDLVREMKRELDPEKSGDLLLNVAEAFMEAEFENDALPLLRMLVRTCNYRTAAVWLLYAECLKRLGRHQEATKAYERTCELAPRHAPSRLALGQLLDAQGLRDQAIDCLATDSRQLHDTKNSTPEQQQDLASVLLCQARLLWDSGQREAFIESAMTLVRAHCLSVCSAEEYDAVYSNTYHLSRMKVLRELHEKRGFTPGWLTMESGVSVEELQACFLELYRALQETGRMDDLRQVATEVLVAPMFNKDATSTEELEFLSFLAHYQNPDHVEHSFAIIRAMVLKYPNQVRAWNLLGLVANQIPAWRKKGFYLRLLYKHENSLPLGVLVAHNAFLCANYKHALAGYTQLLRHVGKEEPILLLCSGISLMRMAGQQLTLNQNCPGSQKSAGVQKSPRKFYWLATQGMTFLCRYLRARGSDCQEALFNVGRALHELGYPHMAVNMYQRALAAPPAVQEMPEVFDLRREIAFNLSLLYQRGGNNELADWCINHYCVI is encoded by the coding sequence ATGAGCGACGACCAGGAAGATGAGTACATAGCCTTAACTAGCTATCTGCATCAAGGCGACTTGCTGTACGATGACAGCTCATCGGAGAGCTTGGTGAGTGATGAAACGACCCCGCAGACATCGGAGTACAGTGACGCGACTGACACGGACGATGACGAAGGGCAGTGCGAGATGCTTGATTCCGCGGGCACGGACGCAGAGACCACGATTGACAGATTAGTAGAATGTGTAGATTCGTTCCTCGCGTCCGAAGATGAAGAATCCGAAGAGGATGACGCGCTGGAAGAAAACGTCGTCGAGGATCACCCCCAGAAAATGAGAAACGTTGTGAAAGGGTTGCCGCGTTATCTTCGAGGACTAATGGGTGAGGCGAACATGTGCTTCGCTCGAGGCCGTTACGAAGACGCTGTCAAGATGTGCCTCGAGATTGTCCGGCTTGCGCCCACTTCGCCGCTTCCCTTCCAGACGCTCGCCATGATCTACGAGGAGCTACGAGATCCGAATCGATTGTTGCAGTTCGGCTTGATCGCGGCCTACTTGGGTACGCAAGACGCCTCCGAGTGGAGCCGGTTGGCGCAGCTTTGCCTGGAGCAGGGTCTCGTCCGTAAAGCGGTTTTGTGTCTGATTAGGGCTCTTAGGGTTGATCCGCACGACTTGGAATTGCGGCGCTTACTGTGTGCGCTGTACGAGCAGCTGGGTGACGAACATCGAGCGCTGGTTTCATGCGCAGCCCTCGCACGTCGAATAGAGGAACCTGACGAATGCCTGCTGCTGTCTCGGCGCCTTGTGGATGTCTTCCGCAGTCGTCAAAACCTGCCTTCGGCTGTGCGAGTTCTCCTGGATGCCGCCACTAAGTTTCCCGCGCACATCACAGCTGAAGACATCCACACGCTGCTGGAGATGCAACTGACGCTGAAAATGCACTCAGCTGCCCTGCTAGTGCTTCACAATCATTGCGGAGTTCAGCTGCTGCCGCTGCCGGAGGGGCACAAAGTAATAACTACAAAACTACTTGAAGACTCTCTCGACGTCTTTGAGAGATGCCTGGTGCCTGCTGAGCTTTGCATTGACATAAAAACGAAGCTTGTGGTTTGTCTAATACACCTGGGTGCCCGGAATCTCGTTATGGATCTTGTGAGAGAAATGAAGCGTGAGCTGGACCCCGAAAAGTCTGGCGATCTTTTGCTGAATGTGGCTGAAGCCTTCATGGAAGCGGAATTCGAGAACGATGCACTACCGCTGCTGCGAATGCTTGTGCGCACTTGCAACTATCGGACGGCGGCTGTTTGGCTCCTATACGCGGAATGCCTGaagcgtctcggccgccaccaaGAGGCGACAAAGGCGTACGAACGCACGTGCGAGCTGGCACCACGCCACGCACCGTCCCGCCTCGCCCTGGGCCAGCTGTTGGACGCGCAGGGGCTTCGGGACCAGGCCATCGACTGTCTCGCCACCGATTCCCGACAGCTGCACGACACCAAGAACAGCACGCCAGAGCAGCAGCAGGATTTGGCGTCCGTGCTGCTTTGTCAGGCGCGGCTATTGTGGGATTCCGGACAGCGTGAGGCTTTTATTGAGTCGGCCATGACGCTGGTGCGGGCAcactgtttgtctgtctgttcagCAGAAGAATACGATGCGGTGTACTCAAATACGTATCACTTGAGTCGCATGAAGGTACTACGTGAACTGCATGAGAAACGCGGCTTCACACCGGGCTGGCTCACAATGGAGAGTGGTGTGTCTGTCGAAGAACTGCAGGCATGCTTCCTCGAGCTCTACCGAGCACTGCAAGAGACCGGCCGCATGGACGACCTGAGGCAAGTCGCGACGGAAGTTCTCGTCGCGCCCATGTTCAATAAAGACGCAACGAGCACTGAGGAGCTGGAGTTCTTGAGCTTTCTAGCCCATTACCAGAACCCGGACCACGTAGAGCACAGCTTTGCCATCATCCGCGCCATGGTGCTCAAGTATCCAAACCAAGTACGTGCGTGGAATTTGCTGGGTCTCGTGGCCAACCAAATACCGGCGTGGCGTAAGAAGGGATTCTACCTCCGGCTATTATACAAGCACGAGAATAGCCTGCCACTCGGTGTGCTCGTCGCTCACAACGCTTTTCTCTGTGCGAACTACAAGCACGCTCTGGCAGGGTACACGCAACTTCTTCGCCATGTCGGAAAGGAAGAGCCAATTCTGCTGCTGTGCTCAGGCATAAGCCTAATGCGTATGGCGGGACAACAGTTGACACTAAATCAAAATTGTCCAGGGAGCCAAAAGTCTGCAGGGGTTCAGAAGTCTCCAAGGAAGTTTTACTGGCTGGCCACTCAAGGGATGACCTTCTTGTGCCGCTATTTGCGTGCTCGAGGCAGTGATTGTCAGGAGGCCCTTTTTAACGTAGGCCGCGCTCTTCACGAGCTGGGCTACCCGCACATGGCTGTCAACATGTATCAACGGGCACTCGCCGCACCACCGGCTGTGCAGGAGATGCCAGAGGTGTTTGACCTGCGACGGGAGATAGCTTTCAACTTGAGCCTGTTGTACCAGCGCGGAGGCAACAACGAATTGGCCGATTGGTGTATCAACCACTACTGCGTCATTTGA